In Streptomyces sp. NBC_00414, a single window of DNA contains:
- a CDS encoding AlkA N-terminal domain-containing protein: MDEETGYGAVRSRDARFDGAFFFAVETTGIYCRPSCPAVTPKRQNVRYYATAAAAQGSGFRACRRCRPDAAPGSAEWNVRADVVGRAMRMIGDGVVDREGVAGLAGRLGYSARQVQRQLTAELGAGPVALARAQRAHTARVLLQTTGLPVTEIAFAAGFASVRQFNDTIRTVYASTPTGLRTAANRGGTRPSATPSAGIPLRLAHRGPYQAAAVFDLLGAEAVPGVEEVSGAPGSRTYRRTLRLPYGTGVVAVGERLSDASAHSSGWLDARLHLTDLRDLTTAVQRLRRLFDLDADPYAVDERLGADPRLAPLVAARPGLRSPGAADPEELAVRALVGPHEAERLVRAYGKALDSPCGTLTHVFPEPASLAESGGTLGVLCGALADGSLRLDPGADREAARAALLALPGLDARVVAAMRTRALGDPDVGPPDARVPDTWRPWRSYALRHLETAQQAQQAQQPEGEDK; the protein is encoded by the coding sequence ATTGACGAAGAGACCGGATACGGAGCCGTACGCAGCCGGGACGCCCGGTTCGACGGGGCGTTCTTCTTCGCCGTGGAGACGACGGGGATCTACTGCCGCCCGAGCTGCCCCGCGGTGACGCCGAAGCGGCAGAACGTGCGGTACTACGCCACGGCCGCCGCCGCACAGGGCTCGGGCTTCCGGGCCTGCCGCAGATGCCGCCCGGACGCCGCCCCGGGGTCCGCCGAGTGGAACGTACGCGCCGACGTCGTGGGACGCGCCATGCGGATGATCGGCGACGGGGTCGTCGACCGCGAGGGCGTCGCCGGGCTCGCCGGCCGGCTCGGCTACAGCGCCCGCCAGGTGCAACGGCAGCTCACCGCCGAACTGGGCGCGGGCCCGGTGGCCCTGGCACGCGCCCAGCGGGCCCACACCGCACGGGTGCTCCTGCAGACCACGGGGCTGCCGGTCACCGAGATCGCCTTCGCGGCCGGGTTCGCGAGCGTGCGCCAGTTCAACGACACGATCCGCACGGTGTACGCGTCCACCCCGACCGGGCTGCGCACCGCCGCGAACCGCGGCGGGACACGCCCCTCCGCCACCCCCTCCGCGGGCATCCCGCTGCGCCTCGCCCACCGCGGCCCGTACCAGGCCGCCGCCGTCTTCGACCTGCTGGGCGCCGAGGCCGTCCCGGGCGTCGAGGAGGTGAGCGGCGCCCCCGGGTCCCGTACCTACCGGCGGACCCTGCGGCTGCCGTACGGGACGGGCGTCGTCGCCGTCGGGGAGCGGCTGTCGGACGCCTCCGCCCACAGCAGCGGCTGGCTCGACGCCCGGCTGCACCTCACCGACCTGCGGGACCTCACCACCGCCGTACAGCGCCTGCGCCGCCTGTTCGACCTCGACGCCGACCCGTACGCGGTCGACGAGCGGCTCGGCGCCGACCCGCGGCTGGCCCCGCTGGTCGCGGCCAGGCCGGGCCTGCGCTCGCCCGGCGCCGCCGACCCGGAGGAACTGGCCGTCCGCGCGCTCGTCGGACCCCACGAGGCCGAGCGGCTCGTGCGGGCGTACGGGAAGGCGCTGGACTCGCCCTGCGGGACGCTCACGCACGTCTTTCCCGAGCCCGCCTCGCTCGCGGAGTCCGGCGGCACCCTGGGAGTCCTCTGCGGAGCCCTCGCGGACGGCAGCCTGCGGCTCGACCCGGGCGCCGACCGGGAGGCGGCGCGGGCCGCGCTGCTCGCCCTGCCCGGCCTGGACGCCCGCGTCGTGGCCGCCATGCGGACCCGGGCGCTCGGCGACCCCGATGTGGGCCCGCCTGATGCGCGGGTCCCCGACACCTGGCGGCCCTGGCGCTCCTACGCCCTGCGTCACCTCGAAACAGCCCAGCAGGCCCAGCAGGCCCAGCAGCCGGAAGGCGAAGACAAGTGA
- a CDS encoding PPOX class F420-dependent oxidoreductase — MTAFSEAERAYLKSQRLGRLATVDQHGQPQANPVGFFPQDDGTILIGGYAMGTTKKWRNLQKNPKVALVIDDIVSVRPWKVRGVDIRGDAELLTGPHELGPHFSEELIRIRPRRIHSWGLED, encoded by the coding sequence ATGACCGCATTCAGTGAAGCCGAACGGGCGTACCTAAAGTCCCAGCGGCTGGGCCGCCTCGCCACTGTCGACCAGCACGGCCAGCCGCAGGCGAACCCCGTCGGCTTCTTTCCGCAGGACGACGGGACGATCCTCATCGGCGGCTATGCCATGGGAACCACCAAGAAGTGGCGCAATCTGCAGAAGAACCCGAAGGTCGCCCTGGTGATCGACGACATCGTCAGCGTCCGGCCCTGGAAGGTGCGCGGGGTGGACATCCGTGGGGATGCCGAACTCCTGACCGGGCCGCACGAGTTGGGTCCGCACTTCAGCGAGGAGCTGATCCGCATCCGTCCCCGGCGGATCCACAGCTGGGGTCTGGAGGACTGA
- a CDS encoding SGNH/GDSL hydrolase family protein, which yields MVEVRRRAAGRALAALAGALALTLAGTAVAHGGPRAAPDRTGARAAPEHWTGTWEAAASGTAAPLPGASIRNVVRTSVGGTAVRVRVSNRLGTLPLVLGAATLARQRPNAPKSPDALSGTMRTLTFGGRKKVTVPAGKDVVSDPLTLHVPAAANLLVTLHTPGDSGPATYHRDALQTNFLALEGNRVADVSGAAYKATTRSWYYVTGVDVRRPQAPGSVVALGDSLTDGSGSTPSANRRWPDRLAERLRALPADRRQGVLNAGVAGNRLLLEGRGPSALARFDADVLSRTGVRTLIVMEGVNDIKSAPNQTDPAALGAAYREIVRRAHARGIRVVGATLTPFGGHGSHTAARERVRRSVNQLIRTGGLFDAVADFDAVVRDPSRPDRMRAAYDPGDHLHFNDAGMRALADSIDLADLYR from the coding sequence ATGGTCGAGGTCCGACGAAGAGCTGCCGGCCGGGCCCTGGCCGCCCTGGCCGGCGCGCTGGCGCTCACCCTGGCGGGCACGGCCGTGGCCCACGGAGGGCCCCGGGCCGCCCCCGACCGCACGGGCGCGCGGGCCGCCCCCGAGCACTGGACGGGCACCTGGGAAGCCGCCGCCTCCGGCACCGCGGCCCCGCTCCCCGGCGCCTCGATCCGTAACGTCGTCCGCACGAGCGTCGGCGGTACGGCCGTCCGCGTACGGGTGTCCAACCGGCTCGGCACCCTGCCGCTCGTGCTCGGCGCGGCCACCCTCGCCAGGCAGCGGCCGAACGCGCCCAAGAGCCCGGACGCCCTCTCCGGCACGATGCGCACGCTCACCTTCGGCGGCCGGAAGAAGGTCACCGTGCCGGCCGGCAAGGACGTCGTCAGCGACCCCCTCACCCTGCACGTCCCCGCCGCCGCCAACCTCCTCGTCACCCTCCACACGCCCGGAGACTCGGGCCCCGCGACCTACCACCGCGACGCGCTGCAGACCAACTTCCTCGCCCTGGAAGGCAATCGCGTCGCCGACGTGAGCGGCGCGGCCTACAAGGCGACGACCCGGTCCTGGTACTACGTGACCGGCGTCGACGTCCGCCGCCCGCAGGCCCCGGGGAGCGTGGTCGCGCTCGGCGACTCCCTCACCGACGGCTCCGGCTCGACACCGAGCGCCAACCGCCGGTGGCCCGACCGGCTCGCCGAACGGCTCCGCGCCCTGCCGGCCGACCGGCGGCAGGGCGTGCTGAACGCGGGCGTCGCCGGCAACCGGCTGCTGCTCGAAGGCCGCGGGCCCAGCGCGCTGGCCCGGTTCGACGCCGATGTGCTCTCCCGCACGGGGGTGCGCACCCTGATCGTGATGGAGGGCGTCAACGACATCAAGAGCGCGCCGAACCAGACCGACCCGGCCGCCCTCGGCGCCGCGTACCGCGAGATCGTCCGGCGCGCCCACGCCCGCGGGATCCGGGTCGTCGGGGCAACGCTCACCCCGTTCGGTGGCCACGGCAGCCACACGGCTGCCCGCGAACGCGTACGCAGGTCGGTCAACCAACTCATCCGCACCGGCGGGCTGTTCGACGCGGTCGCCGACTTCGACGCCGTCGTCCGCGACCCGTCCCGGCCTGACCGTATGCGCGCCGCCTACGATCCCGGCGACCATCTCCACTTCAACGACGCGGGCATGCGGGCACTGGCCGACAGCATCGATCTCGCCGACCTCTACCGGTAA
- a CDS encoding protein phosphatase 2C domain-containing protein — MSQQGERPTGQQDDWWGQLYDDSTGDTGPAPASDSLDDRFASATDTLGTPTDPPAADPAERPTEPPTPPATGRSIPPQRPAPAPEPREAHGEAPRTGPPFEPREGRGELRGRPSRPAPDARPAGTPTDDGSAEKMPPPWWPPSGPAAAAPWAPHGPWTTDPRGAGTGGPGTGGPVTDNPGPARGEPRPDERPEPDARSDPQSDPLWRSGLRRQRAPWEAPPEDPPGPTTFQQGQGPTAYRTPPPTAMSTEVPGSPAPTSRPPSDQPSDQPSNQPSDRPSGRPSEWPQPPGGPPTIGPPPTVGTPSVGDTARREPATGHRPADGAEAEAPAAEEAAESPANPRHATLLDVPTGTPAASDQPVLQVPDTPTPLDHVGSGPPTYDPEPTALPPADPDDLDDLVADTVLDGASYGTYTLRAVSVRGDSARFRGEPRRDSLLTARFGTGDGALVLVAMATGARATPDAHRAAAEACHWIGRAVGRSHARLAEDIRAARRGDLKSGLHRLTDRSLGKLRAGAVERGVEPEEYTASLRCLLLPADPECRTRVFFGVGAGGLFRLRDGEWQDIEPRVADTAGEAVVGFGSLPHETPEGDRLTMDLGITTPPSPYEPAPEPPPRDPFRFRASVARPGDTLLLCSGGLAEPLRGEPRLVEHLTARWSRAEPPGVAAFLADSTVRVKGYADDRTAAAVWEA, encoded by the coding sequence ATGAGCCAGCAGGGGGAGAGGCCGACCGGTCAGCAGGACGACTGGTGGGGGCAGCTGTACGACGACTCCACGGGGGACACCGGGCCCGCGCCCGCGTCGGACTCCCTCGACGACCGCTTCGCCTCGGCGACGGACACTCTGGGAACCCCCACGGACCCGCCCGCGGCCGACCCCGCGGAACGCCCCACCGAGCCCCCGACACCGCCCGCCACGGGCCGGAGCATCCCGCCACAACGCCCCGCACCCGCACCCGAGCCCCGTGAGGCGCACGGCGAAGCGCCACGCACCGGCCCACCCTTCGAGCCCCGTGAGGGGCGCGGGGAACTGCGCGGCCGGCCCTCACGGCCCGCCCCCGACGCACGACCCGCGGGGACGCCCACCGATGACGGCTCCGCGGAGAAGATGCCCCCACCCTGGTGGCCCCCGAGCGGCCCGGCGGCCGCAGCACCGTGGGCGCCCCACGGCCCGTGGACGACCGACCCACGCGGCGCGGGGACGGGCGGCCCGGGGACGGGCGGCCCGGTCACCGACAACCCCGGCCCCGCCCGAGGCGAGCCCCGCCCCGACGAGCGGCCGGAGCCGGACGCCCGGTCGGACCCCCAGTCGGACCCCCTGTGGCGCAGCGGACTACGGCGGCAACGGGCCCCCTGGGAAGCCCCGCCCGAGGACCCCCCGGGCCCGACCACCTTCCAGCAGGGACAGGGCCCGACGGCCTACCGCACACCACCGCCCACGGCCATGTCCACCGAAGTACCGGGTTCGCCGGCCCCGACCTCACGCCCACCGTCGGACCAGCCGTCGGACCAGCCCTCGAACCAGCCGTCGGACCGCCCGTCAGGTCGGCCGTCCGAGTGGCCCCAACCGCCAGGCGGCCCGCCCACGATCGGCCCCCCGCCCACCGTGGGCACCCCGTCCGTCGGGGACACCGCCCGTCGCGAGCCCGCCACCGGCCACCGGCCCGCGGACGGGGCCGAGGCCGAGGCGCCCGCGGCCGAAGAGGCCGCCGAATCCCCGGCGAACCCCCGCCACGCCACCCTCCTCGACGTCCCCACGGGCACCCCGGCCGCGTCCGACCAGCCCGTCCTCCAGGTGCCCGACACCCCCACCCCGCTCGACCACGTGGGCTCCGGCCCGCCGACCTACGACCCCGAGCCCACCGCGCTGCCGCCCGCCGACCCGGACGACCTCGACGACCTCGTGGCCGACACCGTGCTGGACGGGGCCTCGTACGGCACGTACACCCTGCGAGCCGTGTCGGTGCGAGGGGACTCGGCCCGGTTCCGCGGCGAACCGCGCAGGGACTCCCTGCTCACCGCCCGCTTCGGCACAGGTGACGGCGCGCTCGTCCTGGTGGCCATGGCGACCGGCGCCCGCGCCACCCCCGACGCCCACCGGGCCGCCGCCGAGGCATGCCACTGGATCGGACGGGCCGTGGGCCGCAGCCACGCACGGCTGGCCGAGGACATCAGGGCCGCCCGACGCGGCGACCTGAAGTCGGGCCTGCACCGCCTCACCGACCGCAGCCTCGGCAAGCTGCGGGCCGGCGCGGTCGAGCGGGGCGTCGAACCGGAGGAGTACACCGCGAGCCTGCGCTGCCTGCTGCTCCCCGCCGACCCCGAGTGCCGTACGCGCGTCTTCTTCGGCGTCGGCGCGGGCGGCCTTTTCCGGCTGCGGGACGGCGAGTGGCAGGACATCGAACCGCGCGTCGCCGACACCGCGGGCGAGGCCGTCGTCGGCTTCGGATCGCTGCCCCACGAGACGCCCGAGGGCGATCGCCTCACCATGGACCTGGGCATCACCACACCCCCGAGCCCGTACGAACCGGCGCCCGAGCCGCCGCCCCGCGACCCCTTCCGCTTCCGGGCCTCCGTCGCCCGCCCGGGCGACACGCTCCTGCTGTGCAGCGGCGGGCTCGCCGAACCCCTGCGCGGCGAGCCGCGCCTGGTCGAACACCTCACCGCACGCTGGTCGCGGGCCGAGCCGCCCGGGGTCGCCGCGTTCCTCGCGGACAGCACGGTCCGGGTCAAGGGGTACGCCGACGACCGGACAGCCGCCGCCGTTTGGGAGGCGTAA
- a CDS encoding winged helix-turn-helix transcriptional regulator: MLGATGLAALGLDDTHESAYRALVSVGAADVPDLARRLTLGEHDTERALRRLERHGLAAQSSARSGRWVAAPPGVALGALLTQRRHELDQAELTAALLAEEYRAQATEPAAVDLVEVVTGAAAVAQRFLQLQLGASDEVCALVTGNPVVVSGTDNDAEEQAAGRGVRYRVVVERSVLHLPGGIAELSAALGRNERVRVVDAVPTKLVIVDRALAMVPLTSQSLEPAALVVHASGLLESLSGLFESVWRDALPLRLGAPGTPDGPGAVVEEERDGPDGTDLEILSLLLAGLTDASVAKQLDLGLRTVQRRVKRLMELTGVTTRLQLGWHTYEKGWVARGPRD, translated from the coding sequence ATGCTGGGAGCGACAGGTCTGGCAGCACTGGGGCTGGACGACACACACGAGTCGGCGTACCGGGCACTGGTGTCCGTGGGCGCCGCCGACGTGCCCGATCTCGCGCGACGGCTCACGCTCGGCGAGCACGACACCGAGCGCGCGCTGCGCAGGCTGGAGCGGCACGGGCTCGCGGCCCAGTCGTCGGCGCGGTCCGGCCGCTGGGTCGCCGCGCCGCCCGGTGTGGCGCTCGGCGCGCTGCTCACCCAGCGGCGCCACGAGCTGGACCAGGCGGAGCTGACGGCCGCGCTGCTCGCCGAGGAGTACCGCGCGCAGGCCACCGAGCCCGCCGCGGTCGACCTGGTGGAGGTGGTGACCGGTGCCGCCGCGGTCGCGCAGCGCTTCCTGCAGCTCCAGCTCGGTGCGAGCGACGAGGTGTGCGCCCTGGTCACCGGCAACCCCGTCGTGGTGTCCGGGACGGACAACGACGCGGAGGAGCAGGCCGCCGGCCGCGGTGTCCGCTACCGCGTGGTCGTCGAGCGGTCGGTCCTGCACCTGCCGGGCGGCATCGCCGAACTGTCCGCGGCACTCGGCCGGAACGAGCGGGTGCGGGTCGTGGACGCGGTGCCGACGAAACTGGTGATCGTCGACCGTGCCCTCGCCATGGTGCCGCTGACCTCGCAGTCCCTGGAGCCCGCCGCGCTCGTCGTGCACGCCAGCGGGCTGCTCGAATCGCTGTCGGGCCTGTTCGAGTCGGTGTGGCGCGACGCCCTGCCGCTGCGGCTCGGCGCGCCCGGAACGCCCGACGGGCCCGGCGCCGTCGTCGAGGAGGAGCGGGACGGGCCCGACGGCACCGACCTCGAAATCCTCTCCCTGCTCCTCGCGGGACTGACCGACGCGAGCGTCGCCAAACAGCTCGACCTGGGGCTGCGGACCGTGCAGCGCCGGGTGAAGCGGCTGATGGAGCTGACGGGCGTGACGACCCGCCTCCAGCTCGGCTGGCACACGTACGAGAAGGGCTGGGTGGCCCGGGGCCCACGGGACTGA
- a CDS encoding DUF456 domain-containing protein — MGAWELLLVGVVILLGLSGVLVPGAPGSWLVWAAVLWWAFEVPRALSWGVLVGATAVLLVAQVVRWRLPPRRLRSSGATPRMAVYAGVGALLGFFVVPVLGAIPGYLGGAYLSERLRLGGHGDAMASVRRVMRRGGTSVLVELFACLLIAGAWLGAVIWG; from the coding sequence ATGGGAGCGTGGGAACTCCTGCTGGTCGGTGTGGTGATACTGCTCGGCCTGAGCGGGGTGCTGGTGCCCGGCGCGCCGGGGTCGTGGCTCGTGTGGGCCGCGGTCCTGTGGTGGGCGTTCGAGGTTCCCCGGGCGCTGTCCTGGGGGGTGCTCGTGGGCGCCACGGCCGTTCTCCTCGTCGCCCAGGTGGTCCGCTGGCGGTTGCCGCCGCGCAGGCTGCGGTCGAGCGGCGCCACCCCCCGAATGGCGGTGTACGCGGGCGTCGGGGCGCTGCTCGGCTTCTTCGTCGTGCCGGTGCTCGGTGCGATACCCGGCTATCTCGGCGGCGCCTACCTCTCCGAACGGCTGCGGCTCGGCGGCCACGGGGACGCGATGGCCTCGGTGCGCAGGGTGATGCGCCGGGGCGGGACGAGCGTGCTGGTGGAGCTGTTCGCCTGTCTGCTGATCGCGGGGGCCTGGCTGGGGGCCGTGATCTGGGGCTGA
- a CDS encoding pyruvate dehydrogenase codes for MAKQNVAEQFVDILVRAGVKRLYGVVGDSLNPVVDAIRRNSAIDWIHVRHEETAAFAAGAEAQITGGLAACAGSCGPGNLHLINGLYDAHRSMAPVLALASHIPSSEIGLGFFQETHPDQLFRECSHYSEMISNPQQMPRLLQTAIQHAVGQGGVSVVTLPGDIADQPAPDKAAETALVTSRPTVRPGDTEIDKLAAMIDAADKVTLFCGSGTAGAHAEVMEFAEKIKSPVGHALRGKEWIQYDNPYDVGMSGLLGYGAAYEATHECDLLILLGTDFPYNAFLPDDVKIAQVDVRPERLGRRSKLDLAVWGDVKETLRCLTPKVSPKSNRRFLDKMLKKHADALDGVVKAYTRKVEKHVPIHPEYVASVLDELADDDAVFTVDTGMCNVWAARYITPNGRRRIIGSFSHGSMANALPQAIGAQFTDRGRQVVSMSGDGGFSMLMGDFLTLVQYDLPVKVVLFNNSSLGMVELEMMVAGLPAHGTANKNPDFAAVARACGAYGVRVEKPKQLAGALKDALKHKGPALIDIVTDPNALSIPPKISKEMVTGFALSASKMVLDGGVGRMAQMARSNLRNMPRP; via the coding sequence ATGGCCAAGCAGAACGTCGCCGAGCAGTTCGTCGACATCCTCGTCCGTGCCGGCGTCAAACGTCTGTACGGAGTCGTCGGCGACAGCCTCAACCCGGTCGTCGACGCGATCCGGCGCAACTCCGCCATCGACTGGATCCACGTCCGGCACGAGGAGACGGCGGCCTTCGCCGCGGGCGCCGAGGCCCAGATCACCGGCGGGCTCGCGGCCTGCGCGGGTTCCTGCGGCCCGGGAAACCTCCACCTCATCAACGGCCTGTACGACGCCCACCGCTCCATGGCCCCCGTGCTCGCCCTCGCCTCGCACATTCCGTCCAGCGAGATCGGCCTCGGTTTCTTCCAGGAGACCCACCCCGACCAGCTGTTCCGTGAGTGCAGCCACTACAGCGAGATGATCTCCAACCCGCAGCAGATGCCCCGCCTGCTCCAGACCGCCATCCAGCACGCGGTCGGACAGGGCGGCGTCAGCGTGGTGACGCTGCCGGGCGACATCGCCGACCAGCCCGCTCCGGACAAGGCCGCCGAGACGGCCCTCGTCACCTCCCGCCCGACCGTGCGCCCGGGAGACACCGAGATCGACAAGCTCGCCGCGATGATCGACGCGGCCGACAAGGTCACGCTCTTCTGCGGCAGCGGCACGGCGGGCGCGCACGCCGAGGTCATGGAGTTCGCCGAGAAGATCAAGTCCCCGGTCGGGCACGCCCTGCGCGGCAAGGAGTGGATCCAGTACGACAACCCGTACGACGTCGGCATGAGCGGACTCCTCGGGTACGGCGCCGCCTACGAGGCCACCCACGAGTGCGACCTGCTGATCCTGCTGGGCACCGACTTCCCGTACAACGCCTTCCTGCCGGACGACGTCAAGATCGCCCAGGTCGACGTGCGGCCCGAGCGTCTCGGGCGCCGCTCGAAGCTGGACCTCGCGGTGTGGGGCGACGTGAAGGAGACCCTGCGCTGTCTCACCCCGAAGGTGAGCCCCAAGAGCAACCGCCGCTTCCTCGACAAGATGCTCAAGAAGCACGCCGACGCCCTCGACGGGGTCGTCAAGGCCTACACCCGCAAGGTCGAGAAGCACGTTCCGATCCACCCGGAGTACGTCGCCTCCGTCCTCGACGAACTCGCCGACGACGACGCCGTGTTCACCGTCGACACCGGTATGTGCAACGTGTGGGCGGCCCGGTACATCACGCCCAACGGCCGCCGCCGCATCATCGGTTCCTTCTCGCACGGCTCCATGGCGAACGCCCTGCCGCAGGCCATCGGCGCCCAGTTCACCGACCGGGGCCGCCAGGTCGTCTCGATGTCGGGCGACGGCGGATTCTCCATGCTGATGGGCGACTTCCTCACCCTCGTCCAGTACGACCTGCCGGTGAAGGTCGTCCTCTTCAACAACTCGTCCCTGGGCATGGTCGAGCTGGAGATGATGGTCGCAGGTCTCCCCGCGCACGGGACGGCCAACAAGAACCCCGACTTCGCCGCCGTGGCGCGGGCCTGCGGTGCCTACGGCGTACGCGTCGAGAAGCCCAAGCAGCTCGCGGGCGCCCTGAAGGACGCCTTGAAGCACAAGGGCCCCGCTCTCATCGACATCGTCACCGACCCGAACGCCCTGTCCATCCCGCCGAAGATCAGCAAGGAGATGGTCACGGGCTTCGCCCTGTCGGCGTCCAAGATGGTCCTCGACGGGGGAGTGGGCCGCATGGCGCAGATGGCCCGCTCCAACCTCCGCAACATGCCCCGACCGTAG
- a CDS encoding helix-turn-helix domain-containing protein produces the protein MECLGCSSGTGQAPRPGATASTDSTDDQYGGTVSTRDDDVEEFAALLRRLKARTDRSYGALARRVNMNTSTLHRYCAGDAVPLDFAPVERFAVLCGATPDERLELHRRWILAVAARQRPRTPAPSESPTSAPAPASAPAPAPDMTEDGGPPDPAKTPDSPAPSPAPGTGPASDSGPGSDSGPDSVDALVSDAGAGAGAGSADARPRRAWYRRRIAVTVAAASALLLTLGGLSALSDDRSSDDASENVRPSPTPTAGPGTRDRSSASPSPGRSGLSPSAGATGKASKSPGGNGTPSRSEGTKRKQGGSGPVAAPLTWTANSQAWKLGCGHDYVIRKEPQQVPPPPAPQDAGTWAATQRAVHGRETNVEISVQGRTSTAVVLTDLRVRVVGRTAPDPGTVYAMDQGCGGSITPRSFAVDLDKDRPIARAVPGNDTGTPIPALRMPYRVSAKDPEVLLVTAQTETCGCSWYLELDWSSEGRTGTARIDDHGRPFRTSAIKGLPRYWYGTEGSERKWVPAG, from the coding sequence ATGGAGTGCCTGGGATGCTCTTCCGGGACGGGACAGGCCCCTCGACCGGGGGCGACGGCCAGTACGGACAGTACGGACGACCAGTACGGGGGAACGGTGTCGACTCGGGACGACGACGTCGAGGAGTTCGCGGCACTGCTGAGACGTCTGAAGGCACGGACGGACCGCAGTTACGGCGCCCTCGCGCGCCGGGTGAACATGAACACCTCGACGCTGCACCGCTACTGCGCCGGCGACGCGGTGCCGCTCGACTTCGCCCCCGTGGAGCGGTTCGCCGTGCTGTGCGGGGCGACGCCGGACGAGCGGCTCGAACTGCACCGCCGGTGGATCCTGGCGGTCGCCGCCCGGCAGCGGCCACGTACACCCGCTCCGTCCGAGAGCCCGACATCAGCACCGGCACCGGCATCAGCCCCCGCACCCGCACCGGACATGACGGAGGACGGCGGACCGCCGGACCCCGCGAAGACCCCGGACTCGCCCGCCCCCAGCCCGGCACCCGGCACCGGCCCGGCATCCGACTCCGGTCCCGGGTCCGACTCCGGTCCCGATTCCGTGGACGCACTCGTGTCCGACGCGGGCGCGGGTGCGGGTGCCGGTTCCGCCGACGCGCGCCCCCGCCGCGCCTGGTACCGGCGGCGGATCGCCGTCACCGTCGCGGCGGCGTCCGCGCTGCTCCTCACGCTGGGCGGCCTGTCGGCTCTCTCCGACGACCGGTCCTCCGACGACGCCTCCGAGAACGTCCGCCCGTCCCCCACTCCGACGGCCGGCCCGGGCACCCGTGACCGCTCGTCCGCGAGCCCCTCTCCCGGCAGGAGCGGCTTGTCGCCCTCGGCAGGCGCCACGGGCAAGGCCTCCAAGTCCCCCGGCGGGAACGGCACGCCTTCCCGTTCGGAAGGCACCAAGCGGAAGCAGGGCGGCAGCGGACCCGTCGCCGCGCCCCTCACCTGGACCGCGAACTCGCAGGCCTGGAAGCTCGGTTGCGGCCACGACTACGTCATCCGCAAGGAGCCGCAGCAGGTTCCGCCGCCACCGGCTCCGCAGGACGCCGGGACCTGGGCGGCGACCCAGCGCGCGGTGCACGGCCGGGAGACCAATGTGGAGATCTCGGTGCAGGGCCGGACCTCGACGGCCGTCGTCCTGACGGATCTGCGGGTCCGGGTGGTCGGCCGCACCGCTCCCGACCCCGGCACGGTCTACGCCATGGACCAGGGCTGCGGCGGCTCGATCACCCCGCGCTCCTTCGCCGTCGACCTGGACAAGGACCGTCCGATCGCCCGCGCGGTGCCCGGCAACGACACCGGCACGCCGATCCCGGCATTGCGGATGCCGTACCGGGTGTCGGCGAAGGACCCGGAGGTGCTGCTCGTCACCGCGCAGACGGAGACCTGCGGCTGCTCGTGGTACCTGGAGCTCGACTGGTCGTCCGAGGGGCGCACCGGCACGGCCCGCATCGACGACCACGGCCGTCCGTTCCGTACGAGCGCCATCAAGGGTCTGCCGCGCTACTGGTACGGAACGGAAGGCTCGGAGCGCAAGTGGGTCCCCGCCGGCTGA
- a CDS encoding methylated-DNA--[protein]-cysteine S-methyltransferase: protein MTTYYTTLDSPVGELLLTADESGALTSLSVPGQKGGRTVGPGWRHAPELFEEAERQLAAYFAGELKEFRLELRASGTEFREKVWDALDSVPYGTTTTYGEIAARIGASRVAVRAVGGAIGANPLLIVRPCHRVIGADGSLTGYAGGLERKVRLLTLEGR, encoded by the coding sequence GTGACCACGTACTACACCACCCTCGACAGCCCCGTCGGTGAACTCCTGCTCACCGCGGACGAGTCCGGAGCGCTGACCTCCCTGTCCGTGCCGGGCCAGAAGGGCGGCCGCACGGTCGGGCCCGGCTGGCGGCACGCGCCGGAGCTGTTCGAGGAGGCCGAACGGCAGCTCGCCGCCTACTTCGCCGGTGAACTCAAGGAGTTCCGGCTGGAGTTGCGGGCGAGCGGCACCGAGTTCCGGGAGAAGGTCTGGGACGCCCTCGACTCCGTCCCCTACGGCACGACCACCACGTACGGGGAGATCGCCGCGCGGATCGGTGCCTCGCGGGTCGCCGTACGGGCCGTCGGCGGAGCGATCGGCGCCAATCCGCTGCTGATCGTCCGCCCCTGCCACCGCGTGATCGGCGCCGACGGATCCCTCACCGGGTACGCGGGCGGGCTGGAACGCAAGGTCCGGCTCCTCACCCTCGAAGGCCGCTGA